A single window of Nocardioides kongjuensis DNA harbors:
- a CDS encoding ABC transporter permease, with the protein MAPSLLARYLARRLALLVTTLWGVVTIVFLLIKAIPGDEAQAAAGVTATPEQVEVVRQRLGLDESVVQQYLNYLGRLMHGDLGTSIFTFQPVLGDLHQLIPYTVELVGLAMLINLTCGVPLGVLAAARHRTRTDNSVRLAAIFCGALPTFWLAMIAQTLIGRKLGLVPISGVSTLGVDVPRRTGFLTVDSLLAGDLTAFSDALAHLVLPAAVLAIPFMSFVIRVVRGSMITALEADHVTAARAKGARERTVLLQHGLRNAIAPVSTLVGLQVGWMMGGAVMVETVFSRPGFGSYLTQAVAQKDTFAVIGMVLVVGVIVTFVGLVVDLVQLAADPRVRLLETRRASA; encoded by the coding sequence ATGGCACCTTCGCTTCTCGCCCGCTACCTCGCGCGCCGGCTCGCGCTGCTGGTCACGACGCTGTGGGGAGTCGTCACCATCGTCTTCCTGCTGATCAAGGCGATTCCGGGCGACGAAGCGCAGGCAGCCGCTGGCGTCACGGCCACCCCTGAGCAGGTGGAGGTCGTGCGCCAGCGGCTGGGACTCGACGAGTCGGTCGTCCAGCAGTACCTCAACTACCTGGGCCGCCTGATGCACGGCGACCTCGGCACCTCGATCTTCACCTTCCAGCCGGTTCTCGGCGACCTGCACCAGCTCATCCCCTACACCGTCGAGCTGGTCGGCCTGGCGATGCTCATCAACCTGACCTGCGGCGTGCCGCTCGGGGTGCTGGCCGCCGCCCGGCACCGCACGCGGACCGACAACTCGGTCCGGCTCGCCGCGATCTTCTGCGGCGCCCTGCCGACCTTCTGGCTCGCCATGATCGCCCAGACCCTGATCGGCCGGAAGCTCGGCCTGGTGCCGATCTCGGGTGTCTCGACCCTCGGGGTCGACGTTCCGCGCCGCACCGGCTTCCTCACCGTCGACAGCCTGCTCGCCGGCGACCTGACCGCGTTCTCCGACGCCCTGGCCCACCTGGTGCTTCCTGCAGCGGTGCTGGCGATCCCGTTCATGTCGTTCGTCATCCGGGTCGTGCGTGGCTCGATGATCACCGCGCTCGAGGCCGACCACGTCACCGCGGCCCGCGCCAAGGGTGCGCGCGAGCGCACCGTGCTGCTGCAGCACGGCCTGCGCAACGCGATCGCACCCGTCAGCACGCTGGTCGGCCTGCAGGTCGGCTGGATGATGGGCGGCGCGGTCATGGTCGAGACGGTCTTCAGCCGGCCGGGGTTCGGCAGCTACCTGACCCAGGCGGTCGCGCAGAAGGACACCTTCGCGGTGATCGGCATGGTGCTCGTCGTCGGCGTGATCGTCACCTTCGTCGGCCTCGTGGTCGACCTCGTCCAGCTCGCCGCGGACCCCCGGGTCCGCCTCCTCGAGACCCGGAGGGCCTCCGCATGA
- a CDS encoding ABC transporter substrate-binding protein, whose translation MRTFRTKRALGIGLAALALGTVTACAADPSGSGAAGDTTLTFGVDGTVPNIDPVLADNSTVDQSVVPMYESLVDYDPDGTLQGRLATAWTVAEDARSVTFTLRDGAKFHDGAPVTAEDVKYTFDRAKALGVGVAQFLSDYASAEVVSPTEVRLNLSAPSSLFLGGLAKVYIVNSALVEKNAGSDQGQSWLASHEAGSGPYTLEDFKPNRQIIFEKYDDFTGAANAAAPDRIVYRLIPESSTQREEMLAGNIDVADGIEPQDLATVLEQDHFTSVELAKAQGLYVYFNTQRAPFDDPDVRLGIRLAYDYQAHVTTILGGHGAVATGVAPAVMDCRPDLAPFAQDLDKARELLAGLAASGKELTLAYQSIFAEQADAATALQSTLRDLGVTVKLKTVDYPTYIESLGSVGTTPDMAVIWDNPPTPDVGSLLTTRYHSKFQETSTNFGQYGNPAVDKLLDEANATGDATARCDLYKQVEQALVDDSASMPVADEVTTVVVPKTVSGVELYPAHTGYMPQTYQIED comes from the coding sequence GTGAGAACCTTTCGGACGAAGAGGGCGCTGGGCATCGGCCTCGCCGCCCTCGCGCTGGGGACCGTCACCGCCTGTGCTGCCGATCCCAGCGGCTCGGGTGCTGCCGGCGACACGACCCTCACCTTCGGAGTGGACGGCACGGTGCCCAACATCGACCCGGTGCTGGCCGACAACAGCACGGTGGACCAGTCGGTGGTCCCGATGTACGAGTCGCTCGTCGACTACGACCCCGACGGCACCCTCCAGGGACGCCTGGCCACGGCGTGGACCGTCGCCGAGGACGCGCGGTCGGTGACCTTCACCCTGCGCGACGGAGCGAAGTTCCACGACGGGGCGCCGGTGACGGCCGAGGACGTCAAGTACACCTTCGACCGCGCGAAGGCGCTCGGCGTCGGCGTCGCGCAGTTCCTCTCCGACTACGCCTCGGCCGAGGTGGTCAGCCCGACCGAGGTGAGGCTCAACCTCTCCGCGCCGTCGTCGCTCTTCCTCGGCGGCCTCGCGAAGGTCTACATCGTCAACTCCGCCCTCGTGGAGAAGAACGCCGGCTCCGACCAGGGCCAGTCCTGGCTCGCCTCCCACGAGGCGGGGAGCGGCCCCTACACGCTGGAGGACTTCAAGCCGAACCGGCAGATCATCTTCGAGAAGTACGACGACTTCACCGGCGCGGCCAACGCGGCCGCCCCCGACCGGATCGTCTACCGGCTGATCCCGGAGAGCTCCACCCAGCGCGAGGAGATGCTGGCCGGCAACATCGACGTCGCCGACGGCATCGAGCCGCAGGACCTCGCCACGGTGCTCGAGCAGGACCACTTCACCTCGGTGGAGCTGGCGAAGGCGCAGGGGCTCTACGTCTACTTCAACACCCAGCGTGCGCCGTTCGACGACCCGGACGTGCGACTGGGCATCCGCCTGGCCTACGACTACCAGGCCCACGTCACGACGATCCTCGGTGGCCACGGTGCGGTGGCGACCGGCGTCGCGCCCGCGGTCATGGACTGCCGCCCCGACCTGGCGCCGTTCGCGCAGGACCTCGACAAGGCCCGCGAGCTCCTCGCGGGACTCGCCGCGAGCGGCAAGGAGCTGACCCTCGCCTACCAGTCGATCTTCGCGGAGCAGGCCGACGCGGCCACCGCGCTGCAGTCCACGCTGCGCGACCTCGGCGTGACGGTGAAGCTCAAGACCGTCGACTACCCGACCTACATCGAGTCGCTCGGCTCGGTCGGCACGACGCCGGACATGGCGGTCATCTGGGACAACCCGCCGACGCCCGACGTGGGCAGCCTGCTGACCACCCGCTACCACTCGAAGTTCCAGGAGACCTCCACGAACTTCGGGCAGTACGGCAACCCGGCCGTCGACAAGCTCCTCGACGAGGCGAACGCCACGGGCGACGCCACCGCACGCTGCGACCTCTACAAGCAGGTCGAGCAGGCACTCGTCGACGACTCGGCCTCGATGCCGGTCGCGGACGAGGTGACCACGGTCGTCGTACCGAAGACGGTCTCGGGGGTCGAGCTGTACCCCGCCCACACCGGCTACATGCCGCAGACCTACCAGATCGAGGACTGA
- a CDS encoding M24 family metallopeptidase: protein MTEFPTLTTAERDRRYAAVRALMDRAGLDAVLVSGQGRDQLDRYLTNEGTRSYCVLPRHGDPVSVVPTGNITLGRYDEPGSRYERWVADQRLTRPGHQLGDVLADLGLTSATIGVVGLRSRAPASVAGTIPYGTWQRVLDRLPEARFVDLHAEFEQLMLVHSEAELAMIRHSAAIGEAACAAMIEVAGAGVRESEISAAGMQSVTAAGGLWLNGPQRSGAERLGWAGPDWPWMGGGSRVLEKGDVYGAELFTLYGGFESQQQVEISIGQPDDVHRRLEEVAVEAYTRGVEYLHVGGTFAELCEIMERPLREAGAWNMGPVVQTVSPVIYNGATHVGLDLQAGLAGVPLPHTTPRDGDFVIEPGVAFAFEPNACLDRARVSIGGTVIVTEQGVEELNSLCLRVNVV, encoded by the coding sequence GTGACCGAGTTCCCCACCCTGACGACCGCCGAGCGCGACCGGCGCTACGCCGCCGTGCGCGCCCTCATGGACCGGGCGGGCCTCGACGCCGTCCTGGTCTCGGGGCAGGGCCGCGACCAGCTCGACCGCTACCTGACCAACGAGGGCACCCGCAGCTACTGCGTGCTCCCCCGCCACGGCGATCCGGTGTCCGTCGTACCGACCGGCAACATCACGCTGGGGCGCTACGACGAGCCCGGCAGCCGCTACGAGCGCTGGGTCGCCGACCAGCGGCTGACCCGGCCCGGGCACCAGCTCGGCGACGTGCTCGCCGACCTCGGCCTCACCAGCGCCACCATCGGGGTGGTCGGCCTGCGCAGCCGCGCACCGGCCAGCGTCGCCGGCACCATCCCCTACGGCACCTGGCAGCGCGTGCTCGACCGCCTGCCCGAAGCGAGGTTCGTCGACCTGCACGCCGAGTTCGAGCAGCTGATGCTCGTCCACAGCGAGGCGGAGCTGGCGATGATCCGGCACTCGGCCGCGATCGGCGAGGCCGCGTGCGCGGCGATGATCGAGGTCGCAGGTGCCGGGGTCAGGGAGTCCGAGATCTCCGCCGCGGGCATGCAGTCGGTGACCGCCGCCGGCGGCCTGTGGCTCAACGGGCCCCAGCGCAGCGGCGCGGAGCGGCTCGGCTGGGCCGGCCCGGACTGGCCCTGGATGGGCGGCGGGTCGCGGGTCCTGGAGAAGGGCGACGTCTACGGCGCCGAGCTGTTCACGCTCTACGGCGGCTTCGAGTCGCAGCAGCAGGTCGAGATCTCGATCGGCCAGCCCGACGACGTCCACCGCCGGCTCGAGGAGGTCGCGGTCGAGGCCTACACCCGCGGCGTCGAGTACCTTCACGTCGGCGGGACCTTCGCCGAGCTCTGCGAGATCATGGAGCGGCCACTGCGCGAGGCAGGAGCGTGGAACATGGGACCGGTCGTGCAGACCGTCTCGCCCGTCATCTACAACGGTGCGACGCACGTGGGGCTGGACCTCCAGGCCGGCCTGGCCGGGGTTCCCCTCCCCCACACGACGCCACGCGACGGCGACTTCGTGATCGAGCCGGGTGTGGCCTTCGCCTTCGAGCCCAACGCGTGCCTGGATCGCGCGCGGGTGAGCATCGGCGGCACGGTGATCGTCACCGAGCAGGGCGTGGAGGAGCTCAACTCCCTGTGCCTGCGGGTGAACGTGGTCTAG
- a CDS encoding GntR family transcriptional regulator, which produces MLDIHHPEGDDELTEDLLVDRIYADLVERIVSGSIAPGERLRETHVADMLDVSRVPVREALRRLEFDGLVEIRPRRGATVRQLTIADVEELFDVREALEVLVARLAARHIDEHGIAQLEEALARSGEAHRSGDERRVAAATSQFHEVMLELTGSSLLKALMRVVSGRVHWLFRLTTFRGDHGHGAEHEAMLDAIRNGDEEIAAALAYAHVARGRRPTLEALASMLDG; this is translated from the coding sequence ATGCTCGACATCCATCACCCCGAAGGGGACGACGAGCTCACCGAGGACCTCCTCGTCGACCGGATCTACGCCGACCTCGTCGAGCGCATCGTCTCCGGATCCATCGCTCCCGGCGAGCGGCTGCGGGAGACCCATGTCGCCGACATGCTCGACGTCTCGCGGGTCCCCGTGCGCGAGGCGCTGCGGCGTCTCGAGTTCGACGGCCTGGTGGAGATCCGGCCGCGCCGCGGCGCGACCGTGCGGCAGCTGACGATCGCGGACGTCGAGGAGCTCTTCGACGTCCGCGAGGCGCTGGAGGTGCTGGTCGCCCGGCTGGCCGCGCGGCACATCGACGAGCACGGCATCGCGCAGCTCGAGGAGGCGCTCGCGCGGTCCGGGGAGGCACACCGCTCGGGCGACGAGCGACGCGTCGCGGCCGCGACCTCGCAGTTCCACGAGGTGATGCTCGAGCTGACGGGGAGCAGCCTGCTCAAGGCGCTGATGCGGGTGGTGTCGGGACGGGTGCACTGGTTGTTCCGGCTCACCACCTTCCGCGGCGACCACGGGCACGGTGCCGAGCACGAGGCGATGCTCGACGCGATCCGCAACGGCGACGAGGAGATCGCGGCCGCCCTGGCCTACGCCCACGTCGCCCGCGGGCGGCGACCGACCCTGGAGGCGCTGGCCTCTATGTTGGACGGGTGA
- a CDS encoding NAD(P)-dependent oxidoreductase yields MSRPTILRVPPLSPQLHDTVGERYDAVDPTDLPARAADVVGIVGSNAGQVGSDLIASLPNLGVIANHGVGYDNIDVPVALARGIAVSNTPEVLDDAVAETAIALLLAVRREVVVADRFVREGRWPAGPYPLTAQVAGSRVGIVGLGRIGQAVATRLEALGCTVSYHNRRQVDGVPYAYAASPVELAASVDSMVVVVPGGSATDALVDREVLDALGPDGVLVNIARGSVVDQPALVAALQDGRLGGAGLDVYADEPNVPAELVALDNVVLLPHVASGTHVTRAAMRELTLANLDAWLADGTLRTPVPEMGQ; encoded by the coding sequence GTGAGCCGACCGACGATCCTCCGCGTGCCCCCGCTCAGCCCGCAGCTCCACGACACCGTCGGCGAGCGGTACGACGCCGTCGACCCCACCGACCTCCCGGCGCGCGCGGCGGACGTGGTCGGGATCGTCGGCAGCAACGCCGGGCAGGTCGGCAGCGACCTGATCGCGTCGCTGCCCAACCTGGGCGTGATCGCCAACCACGGCGTCGGCTACGACAACATCGACGTGCCCGTCGCCCTCGCCCGCGGCATCGCCGTCAGCAACACCCCCGAGGTGCTCGACGACGCGGTCGCCGAGACGGCGATCGCCCTGCTGCTCGCCGTACGCCGCGAGGTGGTCGTCGCCGACCGGTTCGTGCGCGAGGGCCGCTGGCCTGCGGGCCCGTACCCGCTGACCGCGCAGGTCGCGGGCAGCCGGGTCGGCATCGTCGGGCTGGGCCGGATCGGGCAGGCCGTGGCCACCCGGCTGGAGGCCCTCGGCTGCACGGTCAGCTACCACAACCGTCGCCAGGTCGACGGCGTCCCCTACGCGTACGCCGCCTCCCCGGTCGAGCTGGCCGCGTCCGTCGACAGCATGGTCGTCGTCGTGCCCGGCGGCTCCGCGACCGACGCCCTGGTCGACCGCGAGGTGCTCGACGCCCTCGGCCCGGACGGCGTCCTGGTCAACATCGCCCGCGGCTCGGTCGTCGACCAGCCCGCGCTCGTCGCGGCCCTGCAGGACGGCCGGCTCGGTGGCGCTGGGCTCGACGTCTACGCCGACGAGCCGAACGTGCCGGCCGAGCTGGTCGCCCTCGACAACGTCGTGCTGCTCCCCCACGTCGCCTCGGGCACCCACGTCACCCGGGCCGCGATGCGGGAGCTCACGCTCGCCAACCTCGACGCGTGGCTCGCCGACGGAACGCTGCGCACACCGGTCCCGGAGATGGGTCAGTAG
- a CDS encoding DsrE family protein — MSNKAVVSLATGMEDPERVTVAFLVALGAAEHGRPTLMFLTKEAVRLAVPGVAVGRSCEGCPSLPELLERFLAAGGTYLVCPLCFNAKALDPENLIKGAEIGGTVPMWEWIGEEGATSFSY; from the coding sequence ATGTCGAACAAGGCAGTGGTCAGCCTGGCCACCGGGATGGAGGACCCCGAGCGGGTCACCGTGGCGTTCCTGGTCGCGCTCGGCGCGGCCGAGCACGGACGCCCGACCCTGATGTTCCTGACCAAGGAGGCCGTGCGCCTGGCCGTGCCCGGCGTCGCGGTGGGCCGTTCCTGCGAGGGCTGCCCGTCGCTGCCCGAGCTGCTGGAGCGCTTCCTCGCGGCCGGTGGGACCTACCTGGTCTGCCCGCTGTGCTTCAACGCGAAGGCGCTCGACCCCGAGAACCTGATCAAGGGCGCCGAGATCGGAGGCACCGTCCCGATGTGGGAGTGGATCGGCGAGGAGGGCGCGACGTCGTTCAGCTACTGA
- a CDS encoding alpha/beta fold hydrolase encodes MASAVTQEVRFCRADDGVRIAWARHGSGPPLLIVSCWLSHLQHDWHSPVWRHFLDDLGDVATVIRYDERGFGLSEWEVSDFSLERRLADLETLVAAAGLDRFAVLGMSGGAPVAVAYANAHPEQVTRLVLYGGMAGGGIQQEDEAAEEAFRAMIRAGWARPDPLFRRVFTNAFIPDATEQQMAWMDELQRTSTNTENAVCSRIARHAVDVRDLLPGITAPTLVLHAEGDRVAPGWGPGLAAAIPDARLVMLESRNHVLLADEPAWPVFRAEVAGFLAADRVVVPVDHLSAREREILVLAAEGLDNTAIAERLTLSVRTVERHFQNVYLKLGLSGRTARAAAVCRVLGLEPRS; translated from the coding sequence GTGGCGAGCGCCGTGACCCAGGAGGTCCGCTTCTGCCGCGCCGACGACGGCGTGCGGATCGCGTGGGCGCGCCACGGATCGGGTCCGCCGCTGCTGATCGTGTCGTGCTGGCTGAGCCATCTCCAACACGACTGGCACAGCCCGGTGTGGCGGCACTTCCTCGACGACCTCGGCGACGTCGCCACCGTGATCAGGTACGACGAGCGCGGGTTCGGCCTCTCGGAGTGGGAGGTGTCCGACTTCTCCCTCGAGCGCCGCCTGGCCGACCTCGAGACCCTGGTCGCGGCCGCGGGGCTCGACCGGTTCGCCGTGCTCGGGATGTCCGGCGGTGCCCCGGTCGCGGTCGCCTACGCCAACGCGCACCCGGAGCAGGTCACCCGGCTGGTGCTGTACGGCGGCATGGCCGGCGGCGGCATCCAGCAGGAGGACGAGGCCGCCGAGGAGGCCTTCCGGGCGATGATCCGTGCCGGCTGGGCGCGCCCGGACCCGCTGTTCCGTCGCGTGTTCACGAACGCCTTCATCCCCGACGCGACCGAGCAGCAGATGGCGTGGATGGACGAGCTGCAACGCACCTCGACCAACACCGAGAACGCCGTGTGCAGCCGGATCGCGCGCCACGCCGTCGACGTGCGCGACCTGCTCCCCGGGATCACCGCGCCCACGCTGGTCCTGCACGCCGAGGGCGACCGGGTCGCGCCCGGGTGGGGGCCGGGGCTCGCGGCCGCGATCCCCGACGCGCGCCTGGTGATGCTCGAGTCCCGCAACCACGTGCTGCTCGCGGACGAGCCGGCCTGGCCGGTCTTCCGAGCCGAGGTGGCCGGCTTCCTCGCGGCCGACCGGGTCGTCGTGCCCGTCGACCACCTCTCGGCCCGTGAGCGCGAGATCCTCGTGCTGGCCGCCGAGGGGCTCGACAACACCGCGATCGCGGAGCGGCTGACGCTGAGCGTGCGCACCGTCGAGCGGCACTTCCAGAACGTCTACCTCAAGCTCGGCCTGTCCGGGCGCACCGCGCGCGCCGCCGCGGTCTGCCGGGTGCTCGGGCTCGAGCCACGCTCCTGA
- a CDS encoding M20 family metallopeptidase codes for MHQQAPDRAHPSLDAMVADLEALVTCESPSEDLAAVARSAEVVAELGARLLGVAPERIVLDGWTHLRWRFGTARRVLVLGHHDTVWPVGSLETHPFAVTDGVLRGPGCFDMKAGVVMALHALAALDDRDGVTLLVTGDEEIGSPSSRALIEHEARGCAGALVLEAAGPGGALKTERKGVSRYDVLVTGRAAHAGLEPERGVNATIEVAHQVHAVAAIADPERGTTVTPTRLDAGTTINTVPAAAGFGVDVRVRDEAEQDRVHAAMQALQPVLPGADVEVVGGPNRPPLTPTATDALYARAARLAADLGLARVTSISVGGASDGNYTAGVGTPTLDGLGAVGGGAHADDEHVLVAELPGRTRLLTALVADLLGGDVA; via the coding sequence ATGCACCAGCAGGCACCCGACCGCGCCCACCCGTCGCTCGACGCGATGGTCGCCGACCTCGAGGCGCTGGTGACCTGCGAGTCACCGTCGGAGGACCTGGCGGCCGTCGCGCGCAGCGCCGAGGTCGTCGCGGAGCTCGGCGCCCGCCTGCTCGGCGTCGCGCCCGAGCGGATCGTGCTCGACGGCTGGACCCACCTGCGCTGGCGGTTCGGGACCGCACGGCGGGTGCTGGTGCTCGGCCACCACGACACCGTCTGGCCGGTCGGCTCCCTGGAGACGCACCCCTTCGCCGTCACCGACGGCGTGCTGCGCGGGCCCGGCTGCTTCGACATGAAGGCCGGCGTCGTGATGGCGCTGCACGCGCTCGCCGCGCTCGACGACCGCGACGGCGTCACCCTCCTCGTCACCGGCGACGAGGAGATCGGCTCACCGTCCTCGCGCGCGCTGATCGAGCACGAGGCCCGCGGCTGCGCCGGGGCGCTGGTCCTCGAGGCCGCCGGCCCCGGGGGCGCCCTGAAGACCGAGCGCAAGGGTGTCTCCCGCTACGACGTCCTGGTCACCGGCCGCGCCGCCCACGCCGGCCTCGAGCCCGAGCGCGGCGTCAACGCCACCATCGAGGTCGCCCACCAGGTGCACGCGGTGGCCGCGATCGCCGACCCCGAGCGGGGCACGACGGTCACCCCCACGCGCCTCGACGCCGGCACCACAATCAACACGGTGCCCGCCGCGGCCGGGTTCGGGGTCGACGTACGGGTGCGCGACGAGGCCGAGCAGGACCGGGTCCACGCGGCGATGCAGGCTCTGCAGCCGGTGCTACCGGGTGCCGACGTCGAGGTGGTCGGTGGGCCGAACCGGCCACCACTGACACCCACCGCGACCGACGCCCTCTACGCCCGGGCCGCGCGGCTGGCGGCCGACCTCGGCCTGGCCCGGGTCACCTCGATCTCGGTCGGCGGCGCCTCCGACGGCAACTACACGGCCGGGGTCGGCACGCCGACCCTGGACGGGCTCGGCGCCGTGGGCGGCGGGGCGCACGCGGACGACGAGCACGTGCTGGTCGCCGAGCTCCCCGGCCGGACCCGGCTGCTCACCGCGCTCGTCGCGGACCTCCTGGGCGGGGACGTCGCGTGA
- a CDS encoding GNAT family N-acetyltransferase: MSASAWTDAEKAAAGAGITIRTLDDIADLEEVRRLYERIWRTGATNPPVTADLLRAMAKAGSYVSGAYDGEELVGACFGFFSAPARDALHSHIAGVSGRMAGRHVGLALKLHQRAWTLDQGAGAITWTYDPLIRRNSWFNLGKLAADVTEYLPDFYGPMDDDINRTDATDRVLVRWTLTEPAVVAACAGTPRTVEVARLRTEGAVVALEVSAAGGPIVRPAYGRTVLVGVPVDVEGLREQDPALAGAWREALREVLGGLLAGGARVRGFDRSGWYVVERQEVQ; this comes from the coding sequence GTGAGCGCCTCGGCCTGGACCGACGCCGAGAAGGCCGCTGCGGGTGCGGGGATCACGATCCGCACTCTCGACGACATCGCCGACCTCGAGGAGGTGCGCCGCCTGTACGAGCGGATCTGGCGCACCGGGGCCACCAACCCGCCGGTGACCGCCGACCTGCTCCGGGCGATGGCGAAGGCGGGCAGCTACGTCAGCGGCGCCTACGACGGCGAGGAGCTCGTCGGCGCCTGCTTCGGCTTCTTCTCCGCCCCCGCGCGCGACGCCCTGCACAGCCACATCGCCGGCGTGAGCGGGCGGATGGCCGGCCGGCACGTCGGCCTCGCCCTCAAGCTGCACCAGCGCGCCTGGACGCTCGACCAGGGCGCCGGGGCGATCACCTGGACCTACGACCCGCTGATCCGCCGCAACTCGTGGTTCAACCTGGGCAAGCTGGCGGCCGACGTCACCGAGTACCTGCCCGACTTCTACGGGCCGATGGACGACGACATCAACCGCACCGACGCGACCGACAGGGTGCTGGTGCGCTGGACGCTGACCGAGCCGGCCGTCGTCGCGGCGTGCGCCGGGACACCCCGCACCGTCGAGGTGGCGCGGTTGCGCACGGAGGGGGCGGTCGTCGCGCTGGAGGTCTCCGCCGCGGGCGGTCCGATCGTGCGGCCGGCGTACGGGCGCACGGTGCTGGTCGGCGTGCCCGTGGACGTCGAGGGCCTGCGCGAGCAGGACCCCGCGCTCGCCGGTGCGTGGCGCGAGGCGCTGCGGGAGGTGCTCGGCGGGCTGCTCGCGGGCGGCGCACGGGTCAGGGGATTCGACCGATCGGGTTGGTACGTCGTGGAGAGGCAGGAAGTGCAGTGA
- the menC gene encoding o-succinylbenzoate synthase yields MKLTGVEIRTVEVPLVAPFRTSFGTETVRRALLVRAVTDDAEGWGECGAGTGPFYSSEYTEAAADVLERFLVPMVAQVEDLDAHRVAPALEPVRGHRMAKAALETAVLDADLRARGVSFAHALGAVRDTVPCGVSVGITGSVPALLDVVEGYLADGYLRIKLKIEPGWDVEPVRAVRERFGDVLLQVDANTAYRRGDARHLAQLDAFDLLLLEQPLPEDDLLGHAELARAVRTPICLDESIVSARAAADAITLGACSIVNIKPGRVGGYLEARRIHDVASAHGIPVWCGGMLETGLGRAANLALAALPGFTLPGDTSASERYYETDLTAPFVLEDGHLRVPSGPGLGVGPLPDVLDEVTVSRTWIPV; encoded by the coding sequence GTGAAGCTGACCGGTGTGGAGATCCGGACCGTCGAGGTGCCGCTGGTGGCGCCGTTCCGGACGTCCTTCGGGACCGAGACGGTACGCCGGGCGCTGCTCGTCCGTGCCGTCACCGACGACGCCGAGGGCTGGGGCGAGTGCGGTGCCGGGACCGGGCCGTTCTACTCCTCGGAGTACACCGAGGCCGCTGCGGACGTGCTGGAGCGCTTCCTGGTGCCGATGGTCGCGCAGGTCGAGGACCTCGACGCGCACCGGGTCGCCCCGGCGCTGGAGCCGGTCCGGGGGCACCGGATGGCGAAGGCCGCGCTGGAGACGGCGGTCCTGGACGCCGACCTGCGGGCCCGGGGCGTCTCCTTCGCCCACGCGCTCGGCGCGGTGCGCGACACCGTGCCGTGCGGCGTCTCGGTCGGCATCACCGGGTCGGTCCCGGCGCTGCTGGACGTGGTCGAGGGCTACCTCGCCGACGGCTACCTGCGGATCAAGCTCAAGATCGAGCCCGGCTGGGACGTCGAGCCGGTCCGCGCCGTGCGCGAGCGGTTCGGCGACGTGCTGCTGCAGGTCGACGCCAACACGGCGTACCGCCGTGGCGACGCCCGGCACCTCGCACAGCTCGACGCCTTCGACCTGCTGCTGCTGGAGCAGCCGCTGCCCGAGGACGACCTGCTCGGCCACGCCGAGCTCGCGCGCGCCGTCCGGACGCCGATCTGCCTGGACGAGTCGATCGTCTCGGCCCGCGCTGCGGCCGACGCGATCACGCTCGGCGCCTGCTCGATCGTCAACATCAAGCCCGGCCGGGTGGGCGGCTACCTGGAGGCGCGCCGGATCCACGACGTCGCGTCCGCGCACGGGATCCCGGTCTGGTGCGGCGGCATGCTGGAGACCGGTCTGGGCCGGGCCGCCAACCTGGCGCTGGCGGCCCTCCCCGGCTTCACCCTGCCCGGCGACACCTCGGCCTCCGAGCGCTACTACGAGACCGACCTGACCGCGCCGTTCGTGCTGGAGGACGGGCACCTCCGGGTGCCCAGCGGTCCCGGCCTCGGTGTCGGCCCGCTGCCGGACGTGCTCGACGAGGTCACGGTCTCCCGCACCTGGATCCCTGTCTGA